From the genome of Scytonema hofmannii PCC 7110, one region includes:
- the crtO gene encoding beta-carotene ketolase CrtO yields MEAYDVVIIGAGHNGLVCAGYLLKAGYSVLLLEGRSLPGGGSTTEELMPDEAPGFKFSPCAINHLFIFLGPVIQELQLHKYGLEYLSCDPVAFCPHPDGKYFLAHKSVEKTCAEIARYSQRDAEKYAEYADFWQRFITGIAPFFNAPPKSIVDIAGNYNLNSLQDLFSLLGGSNTTLDLLRTLLSSATDNINEYFDSEFLKAPLARLSAELSSPPSQKAMSFGAMMMMLRHNPGMARPRGGSGGLVEALVKMVKAEGGTILTDQKVEKVLVDDAKAVGVRVAGGKEYRANKGVISSIDAKRLFLQLMDSSDVDNSDGNLRERLDRRIINNNETILKIDCALSEPLHFVHHNHQDNYLMGSILIADSVNHVEQAHSLITLGKIPDEDPSIYVVMPTGLDPSMAPEGKHTLWIEFFAPYQIVGAEGTGLKGTGWTDELKNKVADKVINKLAQYSPNLQHSIIARHVESPAELGERLGTYKGNYYHIDMTLEQMLCFRPLPELANYKTPIGNLYLTGAGTHPGGSISGLPGRNCARVFLHNEQPIAQKIKEAGGSIKSAFASVLRSESD; encoded by the coding sequence ATGGAAGCGTATGACGTTGTAATTATTGGCGCTGGTCATAATGGTTTAGTTTGTGCAGGCTACCTACTGAAAGCTGGTTACAGCGTCCTGTTATTGGAAGGGCGATCGCTACCTGGTGGCGGTTCTACAACTGAAGAACTTATGCCTGATGAAGCACCTGGTTTTAAATTTAGTCCTTGCGCGATTAACCATCTGTTTATTTTCTTAGGGCCAGTTATTCAAGAGTTACAACTACACAAGTACGGCTTGGAATATCTTAGCTGCGATCCAGTTGCCTTTTGCCCCCATCCAGATGGCAAGTATTTCTTAGCTCACAAATCGGTGGAAAAGACTTGTGCAGAAATTGCCCGTTATAGTCAGCGTGATGCTGAAAAATACGCTGAATATGCCGATTTTTGGCAACGCTTTATCACAGGGATTGCGCCTTTCTTCAATGCGCCACCCAAATCAATTGTTGATATTGCAGGCAATTACAATCTCAATAGTCTGCAAGACTTATTTTCCCTTCTAGGTGGCTCTAACACAACCCTTGATTTACTGCGTACTTTACTCAGCAGTGCCACAGATAATATTAACGAGTATTTCGATTCTGAGTTTCTCAAAGCACCTCTGGCTCGACTCTCAGCAGAACTGAGTTCCCCTCCCTCGCAAAAAGCTATGTCCTTTGGGGCGATGATGATGATGTTGCGTCATAATCCCGGTATGGCAAGACCACGTGGTGGTAGTGGCGGACTTGTCGAAGCTTTGGTGAAGATGGTAAAAGCTGAAGGTGGTACGATCCTCACCGACCAAAAGGTAGAAAAAGTATTGGTAGATGATGCTAAAGCTGTTGGTGTGCGAGTTGCTGGTGGTAAAGAATATCGTGCCAACAAAGGTGTAATTTCAAGTATTGATGCCAAGCGCTTATTCCTGCAATTAATGGATAGTAGCGATGTCGATAATAGCGATGGCAACTTGCGCGAAAGGTTAGACCGCCGCATCATCAACAACAATGAAACCATCCTCAAAATCGATTGTGCTTTATCTGAACCGTTGCACTTTGTCCACCACAATCACCAAGATAATTATCTGATGGGTTCTATTCTGATTGCTGATTCGGTGAATCATGTGGAACAAGCCCATAGTCTGATTACTCTGGGCAAAATTCCTGATGAAGACCCATCAATATATGTGGTGATGCCTACCGGACTTGACCCATCGATGGCACCAGAAGGCAAACACACATTATGGATAGAGTTTTTTGCCCCTTATCAAATTGTTGGTGCAGAGGGTACAGGGTTAAAGGGTACGGGTTGGACGGATGAACTGAAAAACAAAGTTGCAGACAAGGTGATTAATAAACTGGCGCAGTATTCGCCCAATCTGCAACATTCAATCATCGCCCGTCATGTAGAAAGTCCGGCTGAGTTGGGAGAACGGTTAGGGACTTACAAAGGTAATTATTACCACATCGATATGACCTTAGAACAGATGCTTTGCTTCCGTCCGTTGCCGGAATTAGCTAACTACAAAACACCAATTGGTAACTTGTATCTTACTGGTGCTGGAACTCATCCGGGTGGTTCAATTTCCGGTTTGCCGGGACGCAACTGTGCGCGTGTGTTTTTACATAATGAGCAACCCATCGCCCAGAAAATCAAGGAAGCA